In Candidatus Binatia bacterium, a single genomic region encodes these proteins:
- a CDS encoding tetratricopeptide repeat protein codes for MAAEADRAVAGNLGEQQEQALFGELAAVSDQVADSYDQWVRTGSDESRRAALASASAILPLLEKLRAHHQGHIDKAQADIIRDDGNPEVLYKEHWWQVDRGFTLAAAGQLSWLHYRMAMLSPSDKDKRKAWLEKAAQEFSEFVGASDPKMRMESILGRGLTLGELGETSEAESDLQLVLEQSKGTTLYWPARMALGQMKASASGSGGLAETQRLLSEAQSGGVNAAMLTQIRMLRLEALLQAMSAGGGDNVRSEAATLAAQLSSLGPSYSQRVTAMAVAHLKDPRPVLGATVSAEWIAAENLAAAEKFEEAAKAYEKIEQSGNAGSHENEVHHRLGVCYFRLGRYADSERELRKYLDAAPKGALAPEAAYLQFRAAEGIYRASATPETEGTFFAVVENFVKNYPDHESHYEGLFRYAELLQGQRRYADAADAFEKVEGPPAFRLRAAANELQCLADTIATTDNIVPERAAELRSRAEDAWKRFDKLSSGGGASASEDLKARTTVAHAMAVGSGPGADSTEALSLLDGFEAHYPKVSDLALPVAAIRAAGSTAQNRIDVAEPAVKILAAMPDTEANYFDIVEKLSRALLRRSADAAPTDPAASQRWAAMATTLLDRMRAAGKPIPEEVKLNLAMSYVEQNRLSDAASLYAELLHAQPESRSLLRASALLADRRGQNEDAAGLWSRLAMLQQVATPAWYEARLALAGDLVAAGQKDKACQSVREVDGFHPDLRDAPTKKQFADVAAKSCAGP; via the coding sequence ATGGCCGCGGAAGCCGATCGCGCCGTCGCGGGAAACCTCGGCGAGCAGCAGGAGCAGGCGCTGTTCGGCGAGCTGGCCGCGGTGTCGGACCAGGTTGCCGACAGCTACGACCAATGGGTGCGCACCGGCAGCGACGAGAGCCGCCGCGCTGCGCTCGCATCGGCAAGCGCGATTCTTCCGCTGCTCGAAAAACTGCGCGCGCACCACCAGGGCCACATCGACAAGGCCCAGGCCGACATCATCCGGGACGACGGCAACCCCGAGGTGCTCTACAAGGAGCACTGGTGGCAGGTCGACCGCGGCTTCACGCTGGCGGCAGCCGGGCAGCTCTCGTGGCTGCACTACCGCATGGCGATGCTGAGCCCGAGCGACAAGGACAAGCGCAAGGCGTGGCTCGAGAAGGCTGCTCAGGAATTCTCGGAGTTCGTCGGCGCTTCGGACCCGAAAATGAGGATGGAGAGCATCCTCGGCCGCGGCCTCACTCTCGGCGAGCTCGGCGAGACGAGCGAAGCCGAATCCGACCTCCAACTCGTGCTCGAGCAGTCGAAGGGAACGACGCTGTACTGGCCGGCGCGCATGGCACTCGGCCAGATGAAGGCATCGGCCTCAGGCTCGGGCGGCCTTGCCGAGACGCAGCGACTGCTTTCCGAAGCGCAAAGCGGCGGCGTCAACGCGGCGATGCTGACGCAGATCCGCATGCTGCGCCTCGAAGCGCTGCTGCAGGCGATGTCGGCGGGCGGCGGCGACAACGTGCGCAGCGAAGCCGCGACGCTGGCAGCTCAGCTTTCGTCGCTCGGTCCCTCGTACTCGCAGCGCGTCACCGCCATGGCCGTTGCGCACCTGAAAGACCCGCGGCCCGTGCTCGGAGCGACGGTGTCGGCCGAATGGATCGCCGCCGAAAATCTCGCGGCAGCCGAGAAATTCGAAGAAGCGGCCAAGGCGTACGAGAAGATCGAGCAGTCGGGCAACGCGGGGTCGCACGAGAACGAGGTGCACCACCGCCTCGGCGTCTGCTACTTCCGCCTCGGCCGCTACGCCGACTCGGAGCGGGAGCTGCGCAAGTACCTCGATGCCGCACCGAAGGGCGCGCTGGCCCCGGAAGCCGCCTACCTGCAATTCCGGGCCGCCGAAGGAATCTATCGTGCGTCGGCGACGCCGGAGACCGAGGGCACGTTCTTCGCCGTCGTCGAAAACTTCGTCAAGAACTACCCCGACCACGAGTCGCACTACGAAGGGCTGTTCCGTTACGCGGAGCTGCTGCAGGGACAGCGCCGCTATGCCGATGCCGCCGACGCGTTCGAGAAGGTGGAGGGACCGCCGGCGTTTCGTCTGCGCGCGGCGGCCAACGAGCTTCAGTGCCTGGCCGACACGATCGCCACGACCGACAACATCGTGCCCGAGCGCGCCGCCGAGCTTCGCTCGCGCGCCGAGGATGCGTGGAAGCGCTTCGACAAGCTGTCCTCCGGCGGCGGCGCATCGGCGTCCGAAGACCTGAAGGCACGCACGACGGTCGCGCATGCGATGGCCGTCGGCAGCGGCCCCGGCGCCGACTCTACCGAAGCGCTGTCGCTGCTCGACGGCTTCGAGGCGCACTATCCAAAAGTCAGCGACCTTGCGCTGCCGGTCGCCGCGATTCGCGCCGCCGGCTCGACCGCCCAGAACCGCATCGATGTTGCCGAGCCCGCGGTCAAGATACTGGCGGCGATGCCCGACACCGAAGCGAACTACTTCGACATCGTCGAGAAGCTCTCTCGCGCGCTGCTGAGGCGCAGCGCCGATGCGGCGCCCACCGATCCCGCGGCCTCGCAGCGCTGGGCCGCAATGGCCACGACGCTGCTCGACCGCATGCGCGCGGCAGGAAAGCCGATCCCGGAAGAGGTCAAGCTCAACCTGGCGATGTCCTACGTCGAGCAGAATCGCCTGAGCGATGCAGCGTCGCTTTACGCCGAGCTGCTGCACGCCCAGCCCGAATCGCGGTCGCTGCTGAGAGCCTCCGCGCTGCTGGCCGACCGGCGCGGGCAGAACGAGGATGCCGCCGGATTGTGGTCGCGGCTGGCAATGCTCCAGCAGGTTGCCACCCCGGCCTGGTACGAGGCGCGCCTGGCGCTTGCCGGCGACCTCGTCGCCGCCGGACAGAAGGACAAGGCCTGCCAGAGTGTCCGCGAGGTGGACGGCTTCCACCCCGATCTGCGCGACGCGCCGACGAAGAAGCAGTTTGCCGACGTTGCGGCCAAGTCCTGCGCCGGCCCCTAG